A genomic stretch from Algoriphagus halophilus includes:
- the dnaG gene encoding DNA primase — MGISKLTTDKVKERVDIVEVVGDYVPLKKKGQNMWACCPFHNEKSPSFSISPAKQIYKCFGCGKAGDPIQFVMDIEGVGFTEAIRHLAGKYGIEVEEDQERTPEQDQAQSERESLYIALGFARDFFVKNLQTPEGKSIGLSYFKERGFSPAIIEKFDLGYALDGWDHLLKAAKSAGFQEEILLKAGLILQKEGDASRVYDRFRGRVTFTIHNIGGKPIGFGARILTKDKNQPKYINSPETAVYHKSDVLYGMFQAKKAIREKDNCYLVEGYTDVVSLHLSGIENVVASSGTSLTDGQIKLIKRFTDQVTVLYDGDSAGIKASLRGIDLLLEGGLNVKAVVFPDGEDPDSYSRKVGSQAFQDYLAQNSRDFIGFKIGLYKDEFVKNPIRKAEVIREVIQSIGKIPDPIIRSVYAKEAATLLEVEEDVIHTELNKSLLKTQKDHYNQQQDPPIPETGFEEFLPTEERTPFSDILKVQEREMVRLLINYGWETLDQEELHLCDYLLAETQDLEFETPVYEKILLTYRQILRRGEVPSVDLFIRQKDEEMRQEIIDLVTPRHEVSNHWHERHQIFINTESDNLSLTGFKSILRLKRRVVQKMMEEAKQKIKSAESDQEADVKIDELQKIYFELKKVQLEIDKELGIVIG, encoded by the coding sequence ATGGGAATCAGTAAACTTACCACAGATAAAGTAAAAGAAAGAGTAGACATCGTTGAGGTGGTAGGGGATTATGTGCCTTTGAAAAAGAAAGGCCAGAATATGTGGGCTTGCTGCCCTTTCCATAATGAAAAGAGTCCCTCTTTCTCGATTTCTCCCGCTAAGCAGATTTATAAATGCTTTGGTTGTGGAAAAGCAGGAGATCCCATTCAGTTTGTGATGGATATAGAGGGAGTTGGGTTTACAGAGGCGATCCGGCACCTGGCAGGAAAATACGGGATTGAGGTAGAGGAAGATCAAGAGCGGACCCCTGAGCAGGATCAAGCTCAAAGCGAACGCGAAAGCCTGTATATCGCTTTGGGTTTTGCAAGAGATTTTTTTGTGAAAAACCTCCAAACGCCGGAAGGAAAATCCATAGGTCTTAGCTATTTCAAAGAAAGGGGATTCTCCCCAGCGATCATTGAGAAATTTGATCTAGGCTATGCCTTAGATGGTTGGGACCATTTGTTGAAGGCTGCTAAATCTGCTGGGTTCCAGGAAGAGATTTTACTGAAAGCTGGGCTTATCCTTCAAAAAGAGGGAGACGCCAGTAGGGTATATGACCGATTTAGGGGGAGGGTAACATTCACCATTCACAATATCGGGGGGAAACCCATTGGTTTTGGAGCCAGAATTCTCACAAAGGATAAAAACCAGCCTAAATACATTAATTCACCTGAAACTGCGGTTTACCATAAAAGTGATGTGCTATATGGCATGTTTCAGGCAAAGAAGGCCATTCGGGAAAAGGACAATTGCTATTTGGTAGAAGGCTATACAGATGTGGTATCTCTTCATCTTTCAGGGATAGAGAATGTGGTGGCTTCCTCTGGAACTTCCTTGACGGACGGACAAATCAAACTCATCAAGCGATTTACAGATCAAGTGACGGTTCTCTATGATGGAGATTCTGCTGGGATCAAAGCTTCTCTCCGAGGGATTGATCTTCTTTTGGAAGGAGGATTAAATGTGAAAGCGGTGGTGTTCCCGGATGGGGAAGATCCAGATAGTTATTCAAGAAAAGTGGGAAGCCAGGCATTCCAAGACTATTTGGCGCAAAATTCACGTGATTTTATCGGTTTTAAAATAGGCTTGTATAAAGACGAGTTTGTAAAAAATCCAATTCGGAAAGCAGAAGTAATCCGTGAGGTGATCCAAAGTATAGGAAAAATACCTGATCCTATCATAAGGTCCGTATATGCGAAAGAAGCGGCAACTTTATTGGAAGTTGAAGAAGATGTAATTCATACGGAGTTAAATAAGTCCTTATTAAAAACTCAAAAGGACCATTACAATCAGCAACAAGATCCGCCTATACCTGAAACTGGGTTTGAAGAATTTCTACCTACGGAAGAGAGAACTCCTTTTTCTGATATTTTAAAAGTTCAGGAGCGGGAAATGGTCCGACTACTCATTAATTATGGATGGGAAACTCTGGATCAGGAAGAGCTTCATCTGTGCGATTATTTACTGGCAGAAACGCAGGATCTGGAGTTTGAAACACCTGTATATGAAAAGATACTATTGACCTATCGGCAGATTTTAAGGAGAGGGGAAGTGCCTTCTGTAGACCTTTTTATCAGGCAAAAGGATGAAGAAATGCGTCAGGAGATCATTGACTTGGTAACCCCAAGACATGAGGTTTCCAACCATTGGCATGAACGACATCAGATTTTTATCAATACTGAATCCGATAATCTGTCCCTGACTGGATTTAAATCCATCTTGAGGTTGAAGCGGAGGGTGGTTCAAAAAATGATGGAAGAGGCGAAGCAAAAGATAAAATCAGCCGAATCAGACCAGGAAGCAGATGTGAAAATAGATGAATTGCAAAAAATCTATTTTGAGTTAAAAAAGGTTCAGTTAGAAATAGATAAAGAACTTGGAATTGTCATTGGGTAA
- a CDS encoding bifunctional 3,4-dihydroxy-2-butanone-4-phosphate synthase/GTP cyclohydrolase II yields the protein MNSNPNLVENYQLDPIEDAIEAIKNGEVIIVVDDEDRENEGDFVCAAEKITPEIVNFMATHGRGLICAPLIEDRCEKLGLDMMVGQNTAAFETPFTVSVDLIGHGCTTGISASDRAKTIKALVDDSIDPNELGKPGHIFPLKAKRGGVLRRAGHTEAAIDFARLAGFSPAGVLVEIMNEDGTMARLNDLVSVAKKFNLKLVSIKDLIAYRLKKESLIKREIGVEMPTEFGHFDLIAFKQTNTEEIHMALIKGSWEPDEPVLVRVHSSCVTGDIFGSCRCDCGPQLHAAMDMVEKEGKGVVLYMNQEGRGIGLINKLKAYKLQEQGMDTVQANLALGLPMDSRDYGVGAQILRDLNISKIRLISNNPQKRVGLIGYGLEIVEQVPIEILPNPHNERYLQTKRDKMGHNILK from the coding sequence ATGAATTCAAACCCAAATCTTGTGGAAAATTATCAATTAGATCCCATTGAAGATGCGATCGAAGCAATCAAAAATGGTGAAGTAATCATTGTCGTTGATGATGAGGATAGAGAGAATGAAGGAGACTTTGTATGTGCTGCAGAAAAGATTACTCCAGAGATCGTCAATTTTATGGCGACTCATGGACGAGGACTTATCTGTGCGCCTCTAATTGAAGATAGATGTGAAAAACTAGGCTTGGATATGATGGTGGGCCAAAACACAGCTGCATTTGAAACACCTTTCACTGTTTCAGTTGACTTAATAGGCCATGGATGTACCACAGGTATTTCAGCCTCAGACCGTGCAAAAACCATCAAGGCATTGGTAGATGATAGCATTGATCCAAATGAATTAGGAAAGCCGGGTCATATTTTCCCATTGAAAGCTAAGCGAGGCGGAGTATTAAGAAGGGCAGGTCATACCGAGGCCGCTATTGATTTTGCGAGGTTAGCCGGTTTTTCTCCTGCTGGTGTGCTGGTAGAAATCATGAATGAGGATGGGACCATGGCCAGGTTGAATGATTTGGTGAGCGTTGCCAAAAAATTTAATCTCAAACTTGTTTCAATCAAGGATTTGATTGCGTACCGATTGAAGAAAGAATCCTTAATCAAGCGGGAAATTGGAGTGGAGATGCCTACTGAATTCGGGCACTTCGATTTAATCGCATTCAAACAAACCAATACAGAGGAAATCCATATGGCCTTGATCAAAGGATCTTGGGAACCTGATGAACCAGTATTGGTCAGGGTACACTCTTCCTGTGTAACAGGTGATATTTTCGGTTCTTGTAGATGTGATTGTGGTCCACAATTGCATGCTGCCATGGATATGGTAGAAAAGGAAGGAAAAGGAGTGGTATTATACATGAATCAAGAGGGTAGAGGTATCGGTTTGATCAATAAGTTGAAGGCGTATAAGCTCCAAGAACAAGGAATGGATACAGTGCAGGCTAATTTGGCCTTAGGTCTTCCAATGGATAGCAGAGATTATGGTGTTGGAGCTCAAATATTGAGAGATTTGAATATTAGTAAAATCCGGCTGATTTCTAATAATCCCCAAAAAAGAGTGGGTTTGATTGGCTATGGGTTGGAAATTGTGGAGCAAGTGCCCATAGAAATATTACCAAATCCTCACAATGAGCGTTACCTACAAACCAAGAGAGATAAAATGGGACACAACATTTTAAAGTAA
- the surE gene encoding 5'/3'-nucleotidase SurE — translation MPKPLILVSNDDGITSKGIRVLVSVMKRLGEVVVVAPDSPQSGMGHAITIGETLRLTEEEIFEDVKAYKSSGTPADCVKLAKHYVLKDRTPDLVVSGINHGSNTSISVLYSGTMSAAIEGALEGLPSIGFSLCDYSSNADFSHVEEWVEKIAIQVLENGISKGVALNVNFPPKRNEDIKGIKVCRQADAKWQEEFDERYDPNGRKYFWLAGNFVNFDKGEDNDEWAIANNYVSIVPCQYDLTAHHSISQINKEWDWDKL, via the coding sequence ATGCCTAAGCCACTTATTCTTGTCTCAAATGATGACGGGATCACTTCCAAGGGAATACGAGTTTTAGTTTCTGTGATGAAAAGGTTGGGTGAAGTCGTGGTGGTAGCGCCAGACAGTCCCCAATCAGGTATGGGGCATGCCATTACCATAGGAGAGACACTGAGACTAACTGAGGAAGAGATCTTTGAAGATGTGAAAGCCTACAAATCCAGTGGTACGCCTGCTGACTGCGTGAAGCTGGCAAAGCATTATGTTTTAAAAGATAGAACTCCTGATTTGGTAGTAAGTGGGATCAATCACGGTTCAAATACCTCTATTTCAGTCTTATATTCAGGAACCATGTCAGCAGCTATTGAAGGGGCCTTAGAGGGACTTCCTTCCATCGGTTTTTCATTGTGCGATTACTCTTCTAATGCCGATTTTTCTCATGTGGAGGAATGGGTGGAAAAAATAGCCATACAGGTTTTGGAAAATGGAATCTCCAAAGGGGTAGCTTTAAATGTAAATTTCCCCCCTAAAAGGAATGAAGATATCAAAGGAATAAAAGTATGTAGGCAAGCGGATGCAAAGTGGCAAGAGGAGTTTGATGAGCGATATGATCCAAATGGCAGAAAGTACTTTTGGTTGGCGGGCAACTTCGTGAATTTTGATAAAGGAGAGGATAATGATGAGTGGGCTATTGCCAATAATTATGTATCCATTGTACCCTGCCAGTATGATTTAACTGCACACCATTCGATCAGCCAGATCAATAAAGAATGGGATTGGGATAAACTTTGA
- a CDS encoding tetratricopeptide repeat-containing sensor histidine kinase, whose translation MLATNLRESEQESAFNYALEAEGLAHSIGDISGESLAKENIGWIYYRRGQYQKSFDFSKDAYELALQVDNMKVAARLLNSMGALYYEQQNFDLAIEQFKKAYLLSKREGDLYTQIRSLNNVAYNFSQKNELDSALYYAKYAIEVNRNAGSPYLTAFANRVIGDIYYTTGNYDSAASIFENSLNEARLQHVKTTEASVTHRLGATYLKLGKLSDAEKVLLEGVKVSEENKFLDELAKNHKYLAQVYEEKGDIRNAYRHQSTYVVLNDSLVDKGNRDRIALLQGMFQEDLDKSELNLLKEQNENQAQRLKLIRRNYYIIAIAIVLILGLLIWLFLLNRNIKKYNDFLLEQKRKIKDQNIDLEAKSLQLEKINETKNKLFSILGHDLKAPIGQVKSVVDLLIQGMLTKEEFEELLKVLNKDINSVHFTLNNTLKWSMAQMEGFKLKKMPFNLYDLVASNLTLIEPQLKEKEIVVSNLMQKDQLVYADQDLMEVVVRNILNNAVKFSKRNGTVEITTSPKGQFVKWCVQDHGIGIKASQIKEILGKDYIITDSQKGTEQEKGSGLGLQLCKEFVRMNGGEIYIQSKEGEGTRICLDIPQGDLIQDSNTSAKKEISQA comes from the coding sequence TTGCTCGCAACCAATTTGAGAGAATCTGAACAGGAGTCCGCTTTTAATTATGCGTTAGAAGCAGAAGGATTAGCGCATTCTATTGGAGATATCTCAGGTGAAAGTCTGGCTAAGGAAAATATCGGATGGATATATTATAGAAGGGGTCAGTACCAAAAGTCCTTTGATTTCTCAAAAGATGCGTATGAGCTAGCCCTTCAGGTTGATAATATGAAAGTCGCAGCGAGGCTTCTTAATTCAATGGGGGCCTTGTATTACGAGCAGCAGAATTTTGATCTGGCAATTGAACAATTCAAAAAAGCATACTTGCTAAGTAAAAGGGAAGGTGACCTCTATACTCAGATCCGAAGTTTGAACAATGTGGCCTATAATTTCAGTCAGAAAAATGAACTGGATTCAGCGTTATATTATGCCAAATATGCCATCGAAGTTAATAGAAATGCAGGCTCACCTTACTTGACTGCATTCGCTAATCGTGTCATCGGTGATATTTATTATACTACCGGGAATTACGATAGTGCCGCTTCCATATTTGAAAATTCGCTCAATGAAGCAAGACTTCAACATGTGAAAACCACCGAAGCAAGTGTGACTCACAGACTGGGAGCAACGTATTTGAAACTAGGCAAATTAAGTGATGCAGAAAAAGTTTTGCTTGAAGGTGTCAAGGTTTCAGAAGAGAACAAGTTCTTGGATGAGTTGGCTAAAAACCATAAATATTTGGCGCAAGTCTATGAAGAAAAGGGAGATATAAGGAATGCCTATCGACACCAAAGTACCTACGTGGTTTTAAATGATTCTTTAGTGGATAAAGGCAACAGGGATAGAATTGCGCTCCTTCAAGGGATGTTCCAGGAGGATTTGGATAAATCCGAATTAAACCTACTAAAGGAGCAAAATGAAAATCAGGCGCAAAGATTAAAGTTAATCAGAAGAAATTATTACATCATTGCCATTGCCATTGTATTGATATTGGGTCTTTTGATATGGCTCTTCCTATTGAATAGAAACATTAAGAAATACAATGATTTCCTTTTGGAGCAGAAAAGAAAGATTAAGGATCAAAATATAGATCTAGAAGCTAAATCACTGCAGCTCGAAAAAATCAATGAAACCAAGAATAAACTGTTCTCTATTTTGGGACATGATTTAAAGGCTCCAATAGGACAAGTGAAGTCGGTAGTTGATTTATTGATTCAAGGAATGCTTACCAAGGAGGAATTTGAGGAGTTGCTGAAAGTACTCAATAAAGATATTAACTCGGTTCACTTTACCCTGAACAATACCTTAAAGTGGTCCATGGCCCAGATGGAAGGTTTTAAGCTTAAAAAAATGCCCTTCAACTTATATGATTTGGTAGCTTCTAACCTGACTTTAATCGAACCTCAGCTCAAAGAAAAGGAAATAGTAGTTTCTAATTTGATGCAAAAAGACCAGCTGGTATATGCAGATCAGGATTTGATGGAAGTGGTGGTGAGGAATATTTTAAACAATGCGGTAAAATTCTCAAAAAGGAATGGGACTGTGGAGATTACTACTTCACCGAAAGGTCAGTTCGTAAAATGGTGTGTACAAGACCATGGGATTGGTATTAAAGCATCCCAAATCAAAGAAATTTTAGGCAAGGACTACATAATCACCGATTCCCAAAAGGGAACTGAACAGGAAAAAGGCTCTGGACTTGGCCTTCAGCTGTGCAAGGAATTTGTCCGAATGAATGGGGGCGAAATTTACATCCAGAGCAAAGAGGGGGAAGGCACAAGAATTTGTTTAGACATCCCTCAGGGAGACTTAATCCAAGATTCGAACACCTCTGCTAAAAAGGAAATCTCTCAAGCTTAA
- a CDS encoding type 2 periplasmic-binding domain-containing protein: protein MKTLRITGVPEHFNLPWKNVIARQPFASKGIEVTWTDESRGSGQMNKAIRNGETEVALVLTESFFQDFENGSPAKMVGFHVKSPLIWGIHIHGKSPVNQLSEIQKPSFLISRMGSGSQLMSYVLAKRENWEKGSLSFSIIGNLPGALEAMVPEKPEMFLWEKYTTKPWVDSHELKRIGEVSSPWPCFVMVASDKALEAFGDVILQLRDMVYKESSHLQQSKSTVSEIATNYELNPEDVEQWLTQTQWATKAEVSKQELLKAMQNMVDLGILKKELSLRDFLFSRGVRILD from the coding sequence ATGAAAACCTTAAGAATCACAGGAGTCCCCGAACACTTTAATCTGCCTTGGAAAAATGTAATCGCTAGACAACCATTTGCCTCCAAAGGAATTGAAGTGACATGGACAGATGAATCCAGAGGATCTGGTCAGATGAACAAAGCCATCCGAAATGGGGAAACAGAGGTAGCCTTAGTTCTAACTGAAAGCTTTTTCCAAGATTTTGAAAATGGTAGTCCGGCAAAAATGGTGGGCTTCCATGTGAAGTCTCCTTTGATTTGGGGAATACATATTCATGGTAAATCCCCAGTTAACCAATTATCGGAGATACAAAAACCTTCTTTTTTAATAAGTAGAATGGGTTCCGGTTCCCAATTAATGTCCTATGTTTTGGCAAAAAGGGAAAATTGGGAGAAGGGAAGCCTATCCTTTTCCATTATTGGAAATCTACCCGGAGCATTGGAAGCGATGGTGCCCGAGAAGCCTGAAATGTTTTTATGGGAAAAATATACCACCAAACCATGGGTGGATTCTCATGAATTAAAGAGAATTGGGGAAGTTTCAAGCCCTTGGCCATGTTTTGTTATGGTTGCATCCGACAAAGCTTTGGAGGCCTTCGGAGATGTCATTCTACAACTCAGAGATATGGTATATAAAGAATCATCTCATCTTCAACAATCGAAATCTACTGTTTCAGAAATTGCCACCAACTATGAATTGAATCCGGAAGATGTGGAGCAATGGTTAACCCAAACCCAATGGGCCACCAAAGCAGAAGTTTCTAAGCAGGAACTACTGAAGGCCATGCAAAACATGGTAGACTTAGGGATATTGAAAAAGGAATTAAGCTTGAGAGATTTCCTTTTTAGCAGAGGTGTTCGAATCTTGGATTAA